The Natronogracilivirga saccharolytica genome includes a window with the following:
- a CDS encoding OsmC family protein, whose translation MPKRTANAEWKGKLPEGNGTMALGSGAFEGAYSFSSRFEEGVGTNPEELIGAAHAGCFSMAFSGALGKEGYEPQSVKTTASVHLVKVDSGFEISEIDLDCDAHVPGIDESKFQELAEGAKKGCPVSKVLAGAKINLTARLKN comes from the coding sequence ATGCCTAAACGAACAGCAAATGCCGAGTGGAAGGGTAAATTGCCGGAAGGAAACGGAACAATGGCTCTGGGAAGCGGAGCTTTTGAAGGAGCGTACTCATTTTCATCCCGGTTCGAGGAAGGGGTGGGCACCAATCCCGAAGAACTGATTGGAGCCGCACATGCAGGATGTTTTTCCATGGCTTTTTCCGGAGCCCTGGGCAAAGAGGGTTATGAGCCTCAGAGTGTTAAAACCACAGCCAGCGTTCACCTGGTCAAAGTCGACAGTGGTTTTGAAATTTCTGAAATCGACCTGGACTGTGACGCACACGTCCCGGGCATTGATGAAAGCAAGTTTCAGGAACTGGCCGAGGGTGCAAAAAAAGGATGTCCCGTCTCCAAAGTCCTTGCAGGGGCCAAAATAAACCTGACGGCACGTTTGAAAAATTAG
- the larE gene encoding ATP-dependent sacrificial sulfur transferase LarE codes for MKSSSPAIENDIDSKYERLQQILKDMGSIAVAYSGGVDSTFLVAAAKDATDNVIALTMKRPYFAEWELKEARDIIRELGVRHKEIELPVDEEVRNNVPNRCYYCKSSTFARFREEAAKMNFDTLADGTNADDAGEFRPGLKAIKEHNVRSPLQEAGLTKDEIRLLSRNMGLPDWDKPANTCLVTRIPYNTYVRDEDLRMIEQAERVLIDHGFRKVRVRKHDDLARIEVNQELTGKLLEQEMADEITSQLKNIGFTYISVDLQGYKTGSMDQNIAKKSNG; via the coding sequence ATGAAATCATCTTCACCTGCAATCGAAAATGACATCGACAGTAAATATGAAAGACTGCAACAGATACTCAAAGATATGGGAAGTATTGCCGTCGCCTATTCCGGCGGGGTTGACAGCACTTTCCTGGTTGCAGCCGCCAAAGATGCAACGGACAATGTTATCGCATTGACCATGAAACGACCTTATTTTGCGGAGTGGGAGCTGAAGGAAGCCCGGGACATTATTCGCGAGCTGGGTGTCCGTCACAAGGAGATCGAACTTCCGGTGGATGAGGAAGTTCGAAATAATGTTCCGAACCGCTGCTATTATTGCAAATCCAGCACCTTTGCCCGGTTCCGTGAAGAGGCCGCCAAAATGAATTTCGACACCCTTGCTGATGGCACCAATGCAGATGATGCGGGAGAGTTCCGACCGGGATTAAAAGCCATTAAAGAGCACAATGTCCGCTCCCCCCTGCAGGAAGCCGGCCTGACGAAAGATGAAATCCGGCTTTTGTCCCGCAACATGGGATTGCCCGACTGGGACAAACCGGCCAACACCTGCCTGGTTACCCGGATTCCCTACAACACCTATGTCCGCGATGAAGATCTGCGCATGATCGAGCAGGCAGAGCGTGTTCTGATTGATCACGGATTCCGGAAGGTGCGCGTGCGCAAGCATGATGACCTGGCACGCATTGAGGTCAACCAGGAATTGACCGGCAAACTGCTGGAACAGGAAATGGCAGACGAAATTACTTCCCAACTGAAAAACATCGGTTTTACGTATATTTCGGTGGATTTGCAGGGGTACAAGACAGGGAGCATGGATCAGAATATTGCAAAAAAAAGCAATGGATAA
- a CDS encoding 4Fe-4S binding protein — MRPKILKISRVIVSLFFLTITAFLFVDFAETLSASLINGVTWIQFVPSLVKFITLTGFLTLGFLVVIIATLLFGRIYCSTVCPLGILQDVSSRISRFYTEKIRRRRNRYRFAEPQNLLRYSLLGITAVTFAFGSVFFLNLLDPFSLFGKMFSGLVRPVYYALNNITADIFYAFGLYTFYHVETRQMTILPLIYPALMLMLVVGLSLMRGRLYCNTVCPVGTLLGIISRYAMYRIEINDELCTRCADCSLNCKAQCIDLKNNEIDFTRCVGCFNCMDICSRQGIDYQNKWFPSRNKAPSEAVIREVCDADDADYAGDAGDAGNAAIPETSPEKDPAARASSDSGRRSFLFGLTSYFIGFSAASRVVRANGLQQEPDIRDDLDVEVTKPTTIPEDKQFPISPPGSVSLEHYNDACTACQLCVSACPTRVLQPSFLEHGFTGMMQPRMDFHASFCNFDCVVCTEICPTGAIQPLTMAEKHLTQIGVVRLELDNCVVKTENTACGACAEHCPTQAVRMVPYQDGLTIPEILVEHCVGCGACEYICPTRPYRAIYIDGNEVHVKAEPPVIEELDYEEPEEDFPF, encoded by the coding sequence ATGCGCCCAAAAATTCTGAAAATTTCCAGGGTTATCGTCTCCCTTTTCTTCCTGACGATCACAGCCTTTCTGTTTGTCGATTTTGCGGAGACGTTGTCCGCGTCTCTGATCAACGGTGTGACTTGGATCCAGTTTGTGCCGTCCCTGGTGAAGTTTATCACACTGACCGGATTCCTGACACTGGGTTTCCTGGTTGTAATTATTGCTACACTTCTTTTTGGGCGGATCTATTGCTCCACCGTCTGCCCGCTGGGCATCCTGCAGGATGTCAGTTCTCGCATATCCCGCTTCTATACGGAAAAAATCCGCAGGCGCCGCAACCGCTATCGCTTTGCAGAACCCCAAAACCTGCTGCGATACAGCCTGTTGGGCATAACGGCGGTTACGTTTGCATTCGGAAGCGTGTTTTTTCTCAATCTGCTGGATCCGTTCAGCCTGTTCGGGAAAATGTTTTCCGGTCTGGTCCGCCCGGTGTATTACGCGCTGAACAATATAACGGCAGATATCTTTTATGCATTCGGGCTGTACACGTTTTACCACGTTGAGACCCGGCAGATGACCATCCTGCCTTTGATATACCCCGCCCTGATGCTGATGCTGGTTGTCGGTCTTTCTCTGATGCGCGGACGGCTCTACTGCAACACGGTCTGCCCGGTCGGTACCCTGCTTGGAATCATCTCCAGATATGCAATGTATCGCATCGAGATCAATGATGAGCTTTGCACCCGCTGTGCCGACTGTTCACTCAACTGCAAAGCACAGTGCATCGATCTGAAAAACAACGAAATTGATTTTACCCGGTGCGTAGGCTGTTTTAACTGCATGGACATCTGTTCGCGCCAGGGTATCGATTATCAGAACAAATGGTTCCCTTCCCGGAACAAAGCGCCCTCGGAAGCAGTGATCAGGGAGGTTTGCGACGCGGATGATGCAGATTACGCCGGTGACGCCGGTGACGCCGGAAATGCGGCAATACCGGAAACTTCGCCGGAAAAAGACCCTGCCGCCCGTGCTTCTTCCGACAGCGGGCGACGCAGTTTCCTGTTTGGGCTGACATCCTACTTTATCGGGTTTTCTGCTGCATCACGTGTTGTGAGAGCGAATGGCCTTCAGCAGGAGCCTGATATCCGTGATGACCTCGATGTGGAGGTTACCAAACCAACTACCATCCCGGAGGACAAACAATTCCCCATTTCTCCGCCGGGTTCAGTAAGCCTGGAGCATTATAATGATGCCTGTACCGCCTGCCAGCTGTGCGTGAGTGCCTGTCCGACCAGAGTGCTGCAGCCATCATTTCTGGAACACGGATTCACGGGCATGATGCAGCCGAGGATGGATTTCCATGCCAGTTTCTGCAACTTCGACTGTGTTGTTTGTACCGAGATTTGTCCGACCGGTGCGATTCAGCCCCTGACCATGGCAGAGAAGCACCTGACTCAAATTGGGGTGGTGCGGCTTGAGCTCGACAATTGCGTGGTCAAAACCGAAAATACCGCGTGCGGAGCCTGTGCAGAACACTGTCCCACCCAGGCCGTGCGGATGGTTCCTTATCAGGACGGGCTGACAATTCCCGAGATTCTGGTCGAGCATTGTGTCGGATGCGGGGCATGTGAATATATTTGTCCGACCCGTCCGTACCGTGCGATCTACATCGACGGTAATGAAGTGCACGTCAAAGCGGAGCCGCCGGTTATTGAGGAGCTGGATTACGAAGAACCCGAGGAGGATTTCCCGTTTTGA
- the rlmN gene encoding 23S rRNA (adenine(2503)-C(2))-methyltransferase RlmN, whose amino-acid sequence MTSRINLSELNKEQLSGFCSSLDLKKYRADQLFQWIHQKNAGSFDEMTNLPKELRNQLSGMAEIKGVQTASVNRSADGTIKCLFRLHDDKLVEAVLIPEFFDDGVADRLTVCVSSQVGCIFGCSFCATGKMGLFRNLTIGEITGQVLSINQIAEKEYGKRITNIVYMGMGEPFHNYQPVVDSAEILCDPLGLNLSPRRITISTVGLTRFITKYADERRPWNLAISLHAADDEKRNQIMPINESLNLSALRKSLEHYHSIMHQPVTYEYLLFDQFNDSPDDARKLAQIARWVPSKINIIMYNDVEGVELQRAKEDRLNRFMSGLSRMGARATVRRSRGDDIDAGCGQLAIKDQDGRGKTIDKKVLS is encoded by the coding sequence ATGACATCCCGCATCAATTTGTCCGAGTTGAACAAAGAACAACTGTCCGGATTCTGCAGCAGTCTTGACCTGAAAAAGTACCGGGCCGACCAGCTGTTTCAGTGGATACATCAAAAAAATGCGGGTTCATTTGATGAAATGACCAATCTGCCCAAAGAGCTGCGCAATCAGCTTTCCGGAATGGCAGAGATCAAAGGGGTGCAGACTGCCAGTGTCAACCGCTCGGCTGACGGAACAATCAAGTGCCTCTTCCGGCTTCATGACGACAAGCTTGTGGAGGCGGTGCTCATACCCGAGTTTTTTGATGACGGGGTGGCTGACCGGCTGACGGTCTGTGTTTCCTCCCAGGTGGGATGCATATTCGGATGCAGTTTCTGTGCTACCGGGAAAATGGGGCTGTTCCGCAACCTGACCATCGGCGAGATCACCGGCCAGGTGCTGTCCATAAACCAGATAGCGGAAAAAGAATATGGCAAACGGATCACCAACATCGTCTACATGGGCATGGGCGAGCCGTTTCACAACTATCAGCCGGTAGTCGATTCTGCAGAAATCTTGTGTGACCCTCTCGGGTTGAATCTCTCCCCCCGACGGATAACCATCTCCACGGTAGGACTGACCCGCTTCATTACGAAATATGCCGACGAACGACGCCCCTGGAACCTGGCCATATCCCTCCATGCCGCCGACGATGAAAAACGAAATCAGATCATGCCCATCAATGAAAGTCTGAACCTGTCGGCACTTCGCAAATCGCTTGAGCATTACCACAGCATCATGCATCAACCCGTCACGTACGAATACCTGCTCTTTGACCAGTTCAATGACAGTCCGGACGATGCCCGCAAACTGGCACAGATTGCACGCTGGGTGCCGTCAAAAATCAATATCATCATGTACAATGATGTTGAGGGTGTGGAACTGCAGCGGGCAAAGGAAGACCGGCTCAACCGCTTCATGTCCGGTCTGAGCCGGATGGGAGCCCGGGCAACTGTCCGGCGAAGCCGGGGGGATGACATCGATGCCGGATGCGGTCAGCTTGCCATCAAGGATCAGGACGGAAGAGGCAAAACCATCGATAAAAAAGTGCTCAGCTGA
- the larC gene encoding nickel pincer cofactor biosynthesis protein LarC → MKILYYDCFAGISGDMHLGAMIDAGVDPDHLVSELNKLPLDGFRLNFSRDKRKSIEGTRVDVIIDDDQQTGNSSGQQYGHDHEHWHAHDHGLGHDHEHGHGHNHVHRNLKDIEEIVSKSGLKASTKERAMKMFQLIAKAEAKIHGMSVDDVHFHEVGAVDSIVDITGAAICIDYLAPDRILSSPVELGGGMIKCAHGTMPVPAPATSEILKNIPVKLGGTNHEATTPTGAAIIAANVNEFVSNPAFTPEKTAYGIGQRDTEVPNILRLIIARPSGPSADADSLQAGAGAKRQNQKMVIECNLDDMNPEWYPPVLEMLIEKGANDAFLTPSVMKKGRPGTLLTVLCEPELEEELIAVILKETTTIGVRTYPVNRTELERESVTFSSSLGSVIIKKCFYNGELLKWKPEFEDCRKLAEQHQLPIMEVCRIIHAEFEKNTRETFHTTEKSQ, encoded by the coding sequence ATGAAAATACTTTATTATGATTGTTTTGCCGGCATCTCCGGTGATATGCACCTTGGAGCCATGATTGATGCGGGTGTTGATCCGGATCACCTGGTGAGTGAGCTGAACAAACTGCCCCTGGATGGATTCAGACTCAATTTCTCCAGGGACAAGCGCAAATCAATTGAAGGCACAAGGGTTGATGTTATTATCGATGATGATCAGCAGACTGGAAACTCATCCGGGCAGCAGTATGGGCATGATCATGAACATTGGCACGCTCATGATCACGGTCTTGGGCACGATCATGAACATGGTCATGGCCATAACCATGTTCACAGAAACCTGAAGGATATCGAAGAGATTGTAAGCAAAAGCGGTCTGAAGGCATCAACGAAAGAGCGGGCAATGAAGATGTTTCAGCTCATAGCCAAAGCCGAGGCAAAGATTCACGGCATGTCCGTTGACGATGTGCACTTTCATGAAGTCGGGGCTGTTGACTCCATAGTGGATATTACCGGTGCTGCCATATGCATTGACTACCTTGCACCCGATCGCATACTGAGTTCACCCGTTGAGCTTGGCGGAGGAATGATTAAATGTGCTCACGGCACCATGCCCGTTCCGGCTCCCGCAACATCCGAAATCCTGAAAAACATTCCTGTAAAACTGGGTGGGACAAACCACGAAGCAACAACCCCCACCGGCGCTGCCATAATTGCCGCCAATGTGAATGAATTTGTTTCAAATCCGGCATTTACACCCGAAAAAACGGCATACGGAATCGGTCAGCGTGATACAGAGGTGCCGAATATCCTGCGGCTGATAATAGCAAGGCCATCCGGCCCGTCTGCAGATGCTGATTCCCTGCAGGCCGGCGCCGGCGCAAAACGGCAAAATCAGAAAATGGTAATCGAGTGCAATCTGGATGACATGAATCCGGAGTGGTATCCGCCTGTGCTTGAAATGCTGATTGAAAAAGGAGCAAATGATGCCTTTCTTACTCCATCGGTCATGAAAAAAGGCCGGCCCGGCACATTGCTGACCGTGCTTTGTGAACCGGAACTGGAAGAAGAGCTGATTGCGGTTATACTGAAAGAAACAACCACGATCGGTGTCCGGACCTATCCTGTGAACCGTACTGAACTGGAGCGGGAAAGCGTTACTTTTTCATCTTCGCTGGGCAGTGTTATCATAAAAAAGTGCTTTTACAACGGCGAACTTCTCAAATGGAAACCGGAATTTGAAGACTGCAGAAAGCTGGCTGAGCAACATCAATTACCGATAATGGAGGTATGCCGGATCATCCATGCCGAATTTGAAAAAAATACCAGGGAAACCTTCCATACCACTGAGAAATCGCAGTAA
- a CDS encoding lysophospholipid acyltransferase family protein: protein MASFFPRQNERGFSMPAFRFMRSVIRPVVRYYNHPRIVQHENMPVTGPCFIFANHSSNFDPFLINYEMTGEPTTGVMTRYQFFKTLPRLFMSSAGVIPTSKYVPEPEVIRSVMKMLERNRMILIFPEGGRRWDGRPKPLIEATIKLFRKMNVPVHPVQIHGSYLSWPRWADHPRRNRMDIRWLPPLHPGHFDDYDSFSRACHNAIAIDENDPPEPVLPYAARKPAAGIQRILYRCPETGVQNAVYSPDGIQLLSRRAPEFRLLMNACSELEDGSGRKAHVTEIFDRINDMPLYRDYRNIVIPDTPCTVNRISDEHRLQNPRHAHIRLTTSHIEIRWGSDRRRLPVEDIQFISIEKNHKLMLTTSGDTFLITLGKRSALQWQLYIRRLQSGEQAVKTHEGVF from the coding sequence GTGGCATCATTTTTTCCAAGACAAAACGAACGGGGATTTTCAATGCCGGCTTTCCGCTTCATGCGGAGCGTGATACGTCCTGTCGTCCGGTATTACAATCATCCGCGGATAGTTCAGCATGAAAACATGCCTGTTACGGGTCCGTGTTTTATCTTTGCCAATCACTCCAGCAACTTTGATCCGTTTCTGATCAATTATGAGATGACCGGGGAGCCGACCACCGGTGTCATGACCCGATATCAGTTTTTCAAGACCCTGCCTAGGCTGTTCATGAGCAGCGCCGGTGTCATACCCACAAGCAAATATGTCCCCGAACCGGAAGTCATCCGCAGTGTGATGAAGATGCTTGAACGGAACAGGATGATCCTCATTTTTCCCGAAGGCGGCCGGCGGTGGGATGGCCGGCCCAAGCCTCTGATTGAAGCCACCATCAAACTCTTCCGGAAGATGAACGTCCCTGTTCATCCTGTTCAAATCCATGGCTCCTATCTTTCCTGGCCGCGATGGGCCGATCATCCCCGGCGAAACCGTATGGATATCCGCTGGCTGCCACCCCTTCATCCCGGCCATTTTGATGACTATGATTCTTTTTCGCGGGCGTGCCATAACGCCATTGCCATAGATGAAAATGATCCGCCTGAACCGGTGCTGCCCTATGCCGCCCGAAAACCGGCAGCCGGCATTCAGCGCATCCTGTACCGCTGTCCCGAAACCGGCGTGCAGAATGCGGTTTACAGCCCTGACGGGATACAGCTGCTGAGCCGGAGGGCACCGGAATTCCGCTTGCTGATGAATGCCTGTTCTGAACTTGAAGACGGCAGCGGGCGCAAAGCTCACGTAACGGAAATTTTTGACCGGATAAACGATATGCCGCTGTACAGGGACTACCGAAATATCGTAATCCCTGACACTCCCTGTACAGTCAACCGAATATCAGATGAACACAGGTTGCAAAATCCCCGGCACGCCCATATTCGCCTGACCACCTCACACATTGAAATCAGGTGGGGATCAGACCGCAGACGTCTGCCGGTTGAGGACATACAGTTCATATCCATCGAAAAGAATCACAAACTGATGCTGACTACGTCCGGTGATACATTTCTGATCACCCTTGGCAAACGCAGCGCCTTGCAATGGCAGTTGTATATCCGGCGGCTGCAATCAGGCGAGCAGGCGGTGAAAACACATGAGGGGGTGTTCTGA
- the add gene encoding adenosine deaminase: MNVTALPKVELHLHLDCSLSYDVISKINPSVTPAQFRDAYVAPPKCANLADYLTRAFRAVELIQTEDHLHLATSDLFDQLKAENVIYAEIRFGPLLHTARGLSSYKVVETVNDAVEEGMQRTGIRAGLILSTLRHYNEDQSMETAELAAQFLNKNAAGFDIAADEAGYPIDNHISAFRYARKNGIPRTAHAGEAKGPESVWETLEYFRPDRIGHGVRSAEDPGLIAHLCENNIHLEVCPTSNIQTDVFDRIENHSADKMYQSGVSMSINTDNRTVSNVTLEEEYQVMRSHFGWGLEHIRRCNLEAVHHAFTTPEIKAELQSTIEQAYPVADESA, encoded by the coding sequence ATGAATGTTACTGCCCTTCCCAAAGTTGAGCTGCATCTCCATCTGGACTGTTCGCTGAGTTATGATGTCATTTCGAAGATCAATCCCTCGGTTACACCCGCTCAATTCAGAGATGCTTATGTGGCTCCTCCGAAATGTGCCAATCTGGCTGATTATCTCACCAGGGCATTCCGGGCTGTGGAACTGATACAGACCGAAGATCATCTCCACCTGGCTACATCAGATCTGTTCGATCAGCTTAAGGCCGAGAATGTGATTTATGCTGAGATTCGCTTTGGCCCATTGCTCCATACTGCCCGGGGACTTTCTTCATACAAAGTAGTAGAAACGGTCAATGATGCTGTAGAGGAGGGGATGCAGCGTACGGGTATCCGGGCCGGACTGATTTTGAGTACACTTCGTCATTACAACGAAGATCAAAGCATGGAGACGGCTGAACTTGCCGCACAGTTTCTGAATAAAAATGCAGCCGGGTTCGATATTGCCGCTGATGAAGCAGGGTATCCGATTGACAATCACATCAGTGCGTTTCGGTATGCAAGGAAAAACGGAATTCCGCGCACAGCACATGCCGGAGAGGCAAAAGGTCCTGAGAGTGTCTGGGAGACGCTGGAATATTTCCGGCCCGACCGGATAGGACACGGCGTCCGCAGTGCTGAAGACCCCGGCCTGATCGCTCATCTTTGTGAGAACAATATTCACCTTGAAGTTTGTCCGACCAGCAACATTCAGACCGATGTCTTCGACCGGATTGAGAATCACTCGGCCGACAAAATGTATCAGTCCGGGGTGTCAATGAGTATCAACACGGACAACAGAACGGTCTCCAATGTCACACTGGAGGAAGAGTACCAGGTCATGAGATCACATTTCGGGTGGGGTCTGGAGCACATCCGGCGGTGCAATCTGGAAGCTGTTCATCATGCATTTACAACTCCGGAAATCAAAGCGGAGCTGCAAAGCACCATTGAGCAGGCCTATCCAGTGGCTGACGAATCAGCCTGA
- the larB gene encoding nickel pincer cofactor biosynthesis protein LarB yields the protein MDKKKLKKLLEDVQEGSTDIDRAMEHLDDLTYKNLDFAKIDNHREIRTGYPEVIFGQGKTPEQLREIISFMISKESNILATRVDPEVSGYVSDLSPDIQYHKLARCLTIRKKPAEKTAESIAVVTAGTGDLPVAEEACVTAEIFDNRVERFFDVGVAGVHRLYDNLDDIRKCRVVVVVAGMEGALPSLVGGLVDKPVIAVPTSIGYGANFSGLSALLGMLTSCAAGVSVVNIDNGFGAGYLAGMINKL from the coding sequence ATGGATAAGAAAAAACTGAAAAAACTGCTGGAGGATGTTCAGGAGGGGTCAACGGATATCGACCGGGCCATGGAGCATCTTGACGATCTGACCTACAAAAATCTGGACTTTGCCAAAATTGACAATCACAGGGAAATCCGGACCGGCTATCCTGAAGTAATTTTCGGTCAGGGTAAAACACCGGAACAGCTGCGTGAGATCATCTCCTTCATGATTTCCAAAGAGAGCAATATACTGGCGACACGCGTCGATCCGGAAGTGTCCGGGTACGTCAGCGACCTCTCACCCGATATCCAATATCACAAACTGGCCCGCTGCCTGACCATCCGCAAAAAACCTGCGGAAAAAACCGCTGAGTCCATTGCTGTAGTCACAGCCGGTACCGGAGACCTACCGGTTGCCGAAGAAGCCTGCGTTACGGCAGAAATTTTTGACAACCGTGTAGAGCGATTTTTTGATGTGGGCGTTGCCGGAGTGCACAGACTGTATGACAATCTTGATGATATCCGGAAGTGCCGGGTTGTCGTCGTTGTTGCAGGAATGGAAGGTGCCCTCCCAAGTCTGGTTGGCGGACTGGTTGACAAACCGGTGATAGCCGTACCCACAAGTATCGGGTACGGAGCCAATTTTTCGGGATTATCCGCCCTGCTTGGCATGCTGACCAGCTGTGCAGCCGGCGTCAGTGTCGTCAACATTGACAACGGTTTCGGGGCCGGCTATCTCGCTGGCATGATCAACAAGCTGTGA
- a CDS encoding DUF362 domain-containing protein, whose amino-acid sequence MQRRDFLLKSIGAGIFVGTAASFGGVTSLFSKSKVSLPYDLVALRGGGAAEMFDKGIAVLGGMSAFVSSGQTVVVKPNIGWDRPPEMGANTNPALVGRIVEHCIEAGARRVYVFDHTCDEWRACYRNSGIEKAASDAGARVVPANSERYYEDISIPGGKRLTEAKEHELLLESDVVINVPVLKHHGGTSITVSMKNLMGNVWDRRYYHQNDLHQCITDYTTYRKPDLNVVDAYRVMMRNGPRGVSEEDVVVREAQVISTDMVAADAASSLIFGKEPKEVGHIRLGQEMGVGTLELDDLNINRLRL is encoded by the coding sequence ATGCAACGCAGAGACTTTCTCCTCAAAAGTATTGGCGCCGGGATTTTCGTCGGTACAGCCGCATCCTTTGGCGGTGTAACTTCGCTTTTCTCAAAATCAAAAGTCAGTCTGCCTTATGACCTGGTCGCTTTGCGTGGCGGCGGAGCAGCTGAAATGTTTGATAAAGGCATTGCTGTTCTTGGAGGAATGTCTGCATTTGTGAGCAGCGGGCAGACCGTTGTGGTCAAGCCGAACATCGGATGGGACCGGCCGCCTGAAATGGGTGCAAATACCAATCCGGCACTCGTCGGCCGGATCGTGGAACACTGTATTGAAGCCGGAGCCCGGCGCGTATACGTATTTGATCACACTTGTGATGAGTGGCGCGCGTGCTACCGCAATAGTGGAATTGAAAAGGCTGCGTCTGATGCCGGAGCCCGTGTGGTACCCGCCAACTCGGAACGGTATTACGAGGATATTTCCATCCCGGGAGGAAAACGCCTGACGGAAGCCAAAGAGCATGAGCTTCTCCTGGAATCCGATGTCGTAATCAACGTGCCTGTCCTGAAACATCACGGCGGCACATCCATTACCGTATCCATGAAAAATCTGATGGGCAATGTCTGGGACCGCAGATACTATCATCAGAATGACCTGCATCAGTGCATCACAGACTACACGACCTACCGCAAGCCTGATCTGAATGTGGTCGATGCCTATCGTGTCATGATGCGCAACGGTCCGCGCGGCGTTTCCGAAGAGGATGTTGTCGTCCGGGAGGCACAGGTGATTTCCACCGATATGGTTGCCGCGGATGCGGCTTCAAGCCTCATATTCGGTAAAGAACCCAAAGAAGTGGGACATATACGTCTTGGTCAGGAAATGGGTGTTGGCACACTTGAACTCGACGACCTGAATATTAACAGGCTTCGGTTGTAG
- a CDS encoding isoaspartyl peptidase/L-asparaginase family protein encodes MTVHTSSFRIPFLPAILAGCVCFLAVSLTGCNSSNDNDEYATDMERKDFAIVLHGGAGVIDRDIDPDVRDGYLASLEKALETGRDLLDNGGSSLDAVEQVIRILEDDERFNAGKGAVFTSEERHELDASIMDGRDLDAGAVTGVRTVRNPISLARKVMEESRHVMFAADGAELFADETDVERVENSYFSTDRRREQLRNAREQASVILDHSDDQKDKFSTVGVAALDRDGNLAAGTSTGGMTNKKPGRIGDSPVIAAGTYADNNSCAVSATGHGEKFIRNAVAYQVCAIMEYQGASLEEASRIVIREKLEEGDGGIIAIDKNGNIVMEFSSPGMFRGAADSGGLFEVAIWE; translated from the coding sequence ATGACTGTACATACTTCTTCTTTCAGAATTCCGTTTCTGCCGGCCATCCTTGCCGGATGTGTCTGTTTTCTGGCTGTGTCACTTACCGGCTGCAACTCATCAAACGATAACGACGAATACGCAACAGATATGGAACGCAAAGACTTTGCCATTGTTCTGCATGGCGGCGCCGGAGTTATTGACCGCGACATCGACCCGGACGTCAGAGACGGCTACCTGGCATCACTGGAAAAGGCGCTTGAGACCGGCCGGGATCTGCTCGATAACGGCGGGAGCAGTCTGGATGCCGTAGAACAGGTCATCCGAATTCTTGAGGATGATGAGCGGTTCAATGCCGGCAAAGGTGCGGTTTTCACCAGTGAAGAGCGCCATGAGCTGGATGCATCCATTATGGATGGCAGAGATCTGGATGCGGGTGCGGTCACAGGTGTGCGTACCGTCCGGAACCCGATATCCCTTGCGAGGAAAGTCATGGAGGAGAGCCGCCACGTCATGTTTGCAGCCGACGGAGCAGAGCTTTTTGCCGATGAAACCGATGTGGAACGGGTTGAGAACAGCTATTTCAGTACCGATCGGCGCAGGGAACAGCTCAGAAATGCAAGAGAGCAGGCTTCCGTCATTCTTGATCACAGTGACGACCAAAAAGACAAATTCAGTACGGTCGGAGTAGCGGCGCTGGACCGCGACGGAAACCTTGCAGCCGGAACATCTACCGGCGGTATGACCAACAAGAAACCGGGCCGCATAGGCGATTCTCCTGTCATTGCGGCCGGAACCTATGCCGACAACAACAGCTGTGCCGTTTCCGCAACCGGACACGGGGAAAAGTTTATCAGAAATGCGGTCGCCTATCAGGTTTGCGCCATCATGGAGTATCAGGGGGCATCGCTGGAAGAAGCCTCCCGTATTGTGATCCGGGAAAAGCTGGAGGAGGGTGACGGGGGCATCATAGCCATTGATAAAAACGGAAATATTGTTATGGAATTCAGTTCACCCGGCATGTTCCGCGGAGCCGCTGATTCCGGAGGTTTGTTTGAAGTTGCCATCTGGGAATAG